From a region of the Salminus brasiliensis chromosome 4, fSalBra1.hap2, whole genome shotgun sequence genome:
- the ctnnd1 gene encoding catenin delta-1 isoform X2 — MEQCENAASLLASVREQEMQFERLTRALEEERRSVGPSGTLPRPLPNLQNGRIPGDAELERLKLNEGYINGTQYRMLDPGHVLEETVTVEEDPRETSPVISVEHSEDGTTRRTETTVKKVTKTTTTRTVIPSVSDTLSLDGTGSVTGMSGYNAPIDRMYRQPGGHMDYPTATVPRNYHYGPPGGYDDYRTAPPSETYASLSRGVRMDDRYRPVDGYRTLDAGYRVHSRPQLDPYAAQPQVGRMGSALEISGLQRFVPEPYGLEDDQRSLGYDEPDYGMGPPMHYSTMPRLAHHAAPPPRRTGSYEGTLDGDMSGAGDMYFWGGGAPLAQGERGSMASLDSTLRKGPAPTSWRQPELPEVIAMLNYRLDPVKSNAAAYLQHLTFKNDKVKSEVRRLKGIPALVSMLDNPKKEVHHAACGALKNISYGRDPDNKIAIKNCDGIPALVRLLRKTRDQDLTDTITGTLWNLSSHDSVKMEIVDHALHALSDEVMVPHSGWERGNDGEESCKPRHLEWETALTNTAGCLRNVSSERSEARRKLRECSGLVDSLMYIVQSQINCKDVDNKLVENSMCLLRNLSYQVHREVPGCERYQETTPVNQGPTPANQKTGCFSSRKGKGRKDDDGTSDTIDIPKRTTQAKGYELLFQPEVVRVYTSLLRESKNPSVLEASAGAIQNLCAGRWTYGRYIRAVMRQEKGLPMMTELLAHGNDRVVRAMSGALRNLAIDARNRELLGKHAVPNLVADLPGGGQSQPVRALSEETVVSVLSTLAEVVGSSVDAAKTLRSSQGIERLVLINKEGNRSDREVRGAGLVLQIVWGFKELRRTLEKDGWKKSDFVVGVNPPNNTRSNGGYEDSSTLPLIDRGGKQDRDRNMIPLNDMGSDTYTTLEHRGRRNTLDDTLEPADSDAAQGGMYGERRGSMPLLDSYDEKLIVCITRGERPLHAYCPC, encoded by the exons atGGAGCAGTGTGAGAATGCCGCGTCTCTCTTGGCCTCCGTGCGTGAGCAGGAGATGCAGTTTGAGCGTCTGACTCGAGctctggaggaggagaggaggagtgtAGGGCCCTCGGGCactctgccccgccccctccccAACCTGCAG AACGGGCGTATCCCTGGTGATGCAGAATTAGAGAGGCTGAAGCTAAACGAGGGATATATAAACGGGACACAg TACAGGATGTTGGACCCAGGTCATGTTCTCGAGGAGACTGTCACTGTAGAGGAAGACCCTCGAGAGACATCGCCAGTTATTTCTGTTGAACATAGTGAGGATGGCACCACTCGTCGCACCGAAACTACA GTCAAGAAGGTCACAAAGACCACCACTACCCGTACAGTTATTCCTTCAGTCTCTGACACACTTTCCCTGGATGGTACCGGCTCAGTCACTGGTATGAGTGGCTATAACGCCCCAATAGACCGCATGTATAGGCAGCCAGGTGGACATATGGACTATCCAACTGCTACAGTCCCTCGTAACTACCATTACGGACCACCAGGGGGTTACGATGACTACCGCACTGCCCCACCCTCTGAAACTTATGCTAGTCTCAGCCGAGGGGTACGCATGGACGACCGATacag GCCTGTGGATGGATACCGCACGCTAGATGCCGGCTATCGTGTCCACAGCAGACCACAGCTAGACCCCTATGCGGCTCAGCCTCAGGTGGGACGCATGGGCAGCGCTCTAGAGATTTCTGGCCTTCAGCGCTTTGTCCCTGAGCCATACGGCCTGGAGGATGACCAAAGAAGTTTGGGATATGATGAGCCTGATTATGGCATGGGGCCACCTATGCACTACAGCACCATGCCCCGGCTAGCGCACCATGCTGCACCACCACCACGTCGGACAGG GTCTTATGAGGGCACTCTGGATGGAGATATGAGTGGAGCAGGTGATATGTACTTTTGGGGAGGAGGGGCTCCCCTGGCTCAAGGAGAAAGGGGCAGCATGGCATCGCTGGACAGCACCCTGCGAAAAGGCCCTGCCCCTACATCATGGAGACAGCCTGAACTACCGGAGGTCATTGCCATGCTCAACTACCGCCTGGATCCGGTCAAGAGCAATGCTGCTGCGTACCTCCAGCATCtcacttttaaaaatgacaag GTGAAATCAGAAGTAAGGCGTCTGAAGGGCATACCTGCTCTGGTATCAATGTTGGACAATCCAAAGAAGGAAGTGCATCATGCAGCTTGTGGAGCGCTTAAAAACATCTCATATGGACGAGATCCTGACAACAAGATTGCCATCAAGAATTGCGATGGAATTCCTGCTCTTGTGCGGCTACTAAGAAAGACCAGGGATCAGGACCTCACTGATACAATTACAG GCACGCTGTGGAACCTTTCCTCTCATGACTCTGTGAAGATGGAGATTGTGGACCATGCACTACATGCACTGTCTGATGAAGTCATGGTGCCACACTCTGGCTGGGAGAGAGGGAACGATGGAGAAGAAAGCTGCAAGCCTCGACACCTGGAGTGGGAGACTGCTCTTACCAACACTGCCGGTTGCTTGAG GAATGTGAGCTCAGAGAGGAGTGAGGCCAGGAGGAAGCTGAGAGAATGCTCCGGCTTGGTGGATTCACTCATGTACATTGTTCAATCCCAGATTAACTGTAAAGATGTGGATAACAAG ctggtagagaacaGTATGTGTCTGTTGAGGAATCTGTCCTATCAGGTGCATCGGGAGGTGCCAGGCTGTGAGCGTTACCAGGAGACCACACCTGTAAACCAGGGCCCAACCCCTGCCAATCAGAAAACTGGCTGCTTCAGCTCTCGCAAGGGCaaag GGAGGAAAGATGATGATGGGACTTCAGACACAATTGACATTCCAAAGAGGACCACACAAGCCAAAG GTTATGAGTTGCTATTCCAGCCTGAGGTGGTTCGTGTGTACACTTCATTGCTGAGGGAAAGTAAGAATCCCTCCGTTCTAGAAGCTTCTGCAGGAGCCATACAAAATCTGTGTGCAGGCCGCTGGACT tATGGACGCTACATACGGGCCGTAATGAGGCAGGAGAAAGGGCTGCCCATGATGACTGAGCTGTTGGCTCATGGGAACGACCGTGTGGTCAGAGCTATGTCTGGGGCTCTTCGAAACCTGGCTATTGATGCTCGCAATCGTGAACTgctag GTAAACATGCCGTGCCAAACCTGGTGGCGGATCTACCGGGTGGTGGACAGAGCCAGCCTGTGCGTGCTCTTTCTGAGGAGACTGTGGTGTCGGTGCTGAGCACTCTGGCTGAGGTGGTGGGCTCCAGTGTGGATGCTGCCAAAACCCTGCGCAGCTCACAAGGCATCGAGCGGCTGGTGCTCATCAATAAGGAGGG TAACCGTTCTGATCGGGAGGTGCGCGGAGCTGGCCTGGTGCTACAGATTGTTTGGGGCTTTAAAGAGCTCCGGCGTACGCTGGAGAAGGACGGCTGGAAGAAATCCGACTTTGTGGTTGGTGTCAATCCTCCTAATAACACGCGCAGCAATGGTGGCTACGAAGACAGCAGCACCCTTCCACTTATTGATAGAG GAGGAAAGCAGGACAGAGATAGAAACATGATTCCTCTAAACGACATGGGATCAg ACACTTACACTACACTGGAGCACAGAGGAAGGAGGAACACTTTGGATGACACTCTAGAGCCtgcagacagtgatgcagctcag GGAGGGATGTATGGGGAGAGGCGGGGCTCCATGCCCTTGCTGGACTCTTACGATG AAAAACTGATAGTGTGCATTACTCGTGGCGAGCGCCCTCTTCATGCCTACTGTCCCTGCTGA
- the ctnnd1 gene encoding catenin delta-1 isoform X4, with product MEQCENAASLLASVREQEMQFERLTRALEEERRSVGPSGTLPRPLPNLQNGRIPGDAELERLKLNEGYINGTQYRMLDPGHVLEETVTVEEDPRETSPVISVEHSEDGTTRRTETTVKKVTKTTTTRTVIPSVSDTLSLDGTGSVTGMSGYNAPIDRMYRQPGGHMDYPTATVPRNYHYGPPGGYDDYRTAPPSETYASLSRGVRMDDRYRPVDGYRTLDAGYRVHSRPQLDPYAAQPQVGRMGSALEISGLQRFVPEPYGLEDDQRSLGYDEPDYGMGPPMHYSTMPRLAHHAAPPPRRTGSYEGTLDGDMSGAGDMYFWGGGAPLAQGERGSMASLDSTLRKGPAPTSWRQPELPEVIAMLNYRLDPVKSNAAAYLQHLTFKNDKVKSEVRRLKGIPALVSMLDNPKKEVHHAACGALKNISYGRDPDNKIAIKNCDGIPALVRLLRKTRDQDLTDTITGTLWNLSSHDSVKMEIVDHALHALSDEVMVPHSGWERGNDGEESCKPRHLEWETALTNTAGCLRNVSSERSEARRKLRECSGLVDSLMYIVQSQINCKDVDNKLVENSMCLLRNLSYQVHREVPGCERYQETTPVNQGPTPANQKTGCFSSRKGKDEWFSKGRKDDDGTSDTIDIPKRTTQAKGYELLFQPEVVRVYTSLLRESKNPSVLEASAGAIQNLCAGRWTYGRYIRAVMRQEKGLPMMTELLAHGNDRVVRAMSGALRNLAIDARNRELLGKHAVPNLVADLPGGGQSQPVRALSEETVVSVLSTLAEVVGSSVDAAKTLRSSQGIERLVLINKEGNRSDREVRGAGLVLQIVWGFKELRRTLEKDGWKKSDFVVGVNPPNNTRSNGGYEDSSTLPLIDRGGKQDRDRNMIPLNDMGSDTYTTLEHRGRRNTLDDTLEPADSDAAQKN from the exons atGGAGCAGTGTGAGAATGCCGCGTCTCTCTTGGCCTCCGTGCGTGAGCAGGAGATGCAGTTTGAGCGTCTGACTCGAGctctggaggaggagaggaggagtgtAGGGCCCTCGGGCactctgccccgccccctccccAACCTGCAG AACGGGCGTATCCCTGGTGATGCAGAATTAGAGAGGCTGAAGCTAAACGAGGGATATATAAACGGGACACAg TACAGGATGTTGGACCCAGGTCATGTTCTCGAGGAGACTGTCACTGTAGAGGAAGACCCTCGAGAGACATCGCCAGTTATTTCTGTTGAACATAGTGAGGATGGCACCACTCGTCGCACCGAAACTACA GTCAAGAAGGTCACAAAGACCACCACTACCCGTACAGTTATTCCTTCAGTCTCTGACACACTTTCCCTGGATGGTACCGGCTCAGTCACTGGTATGAGTGGCTATAACGCCCCAATAGACCGCATGTATAGGCAGCCAGGTGGACATATGGACTATCCAACTGCTACAGTCCCTCGTAACTACCATTACGGACCACCAGGGGGTTACGATGACTACCGCACTGCCCCACCCTCTGAAACTTATGCTAGTCTCAGCCGAGGGGTACGCATGGACGACCGATacag GCCTGTGGATGGATACCGCACGCTAGATGCCGGCTATCGTGTCCACAGCAGACCACAGCTAGACCCCTATGCGGCTCAGCCTCAGGTGGGACGCATGGGCAGCGCTCTAGAGATTTCTGGCCTTCAGCGCTTTGTCCCTGAGCCATACGGCCTGGAGGATGACCAAAGAAGTTTGGGATATGATGAGCCTGATTATGGCATGGGGCCACCTATGCACTACAGCACCATGCCCCGGCTAGCGCACCATGCTGCACCACCACCACGTCGGACAGG GTCTTATGAGGGCACTCTGGATGGAGATATGAGTGGAGCAGGTGATATGTACTTTTGGGGAGGAGGGGCTCCCCTGGCTCAAGGAGAAAGGGGCAGCATGGCATCGCTGGACAGCACCCTGCGAAAAGGCCCTGCCCCTACATCATGGAGACAGCCTGAACTACCGGAGGTCATTGCCATGCTCAACTACCGCCTGGATCCGGTCAAGAGCAATGCTGCTGCGTACCTCCAGCATCtcacttttaaaaatgacaag GTGAAATCAGAAGTAAGGCGTCTGAAGGGCATACCTGCTCTGGTATCAATGTTGGACAATCCAAAGAAGGAAGTGCATCATGCAGCTTGTGGAGCGCTTAAAAACATCTCATATGGACGAGATCCTGACAACAAGATTGCCATCAAGAATTGCGATGGAATTCCTGCTCTTGTGCGGCTACTAAGAAAGACCAGGGATCAGGACCTCACTGATACAATTACAG GCACGCTGTGGAACCTTTCCTCTCATGACTCTGTGAAGATGGAGATTGTGGACCATGCACTACATGCACTGTCTGATGAAGTCATGGTGCCACACTCTGGCTGGGAGAGAGGGAACGATGGAGAAGAAAGCTGCAAGCCTCGACACCTGGAGTGGGAGACTGCTCTTACCAACACTGCCGGTTGCTTGAG GAATGTGAGCTCAGAGAGGAGTGAGGCCAGGAGGAAGCTGAGAGAATGCTCCGGCTTGGTGGATTCACTCATGTACATTGTTCAATCCCAGATTAACTGTAAAGATGTGGATAACAAG ctggtagagaacaGTATGTGTCTGTTGAGGAATCTGTCCTATCAGGTGCATCGGGAGGTGCCAGGCTGTGAGCGTTACCAGGAGACCACACCTGTAAACCAGGGCCCAACCCCTGCCAATCAGAAAACTGGCTGCTTCAGCTCTCGCAAGGGCaaag ACGAGTGGTTTTCCAAAG GGAGGAAAGATGATGATGGGACTTCAGACACAATTGACATTCCAAAGAGGACCACACAAGCCAAAG GTTATGAGTTGCTATTCCAGCCTGAGGTGGTTCGTGTGTACACTTCATTGCTGAGGGAAAGTAAGAATCCCTCCGTTCTAGAAGCTTCTGCAGGAGCCATACAAAATCTGTGTGCAGGCCGCTGGACT tATGGACGCTACATACGGGCCGTAATGAGGCAGGAGAAAGGGCTGCCCATGATGACTGAGCTGTTGGCTCATGGGAACGACCGTGTGGTCAGAGCTATGTCTGGGGCTCTTCGAAACCTGGCTATTGATGCTCGCAATCGTGAACTgctag GTAAACATGCCGTGCCAAACCTGGTGGCGGATCTACCGGGTGGTGGACAGAGCCAGCCTGTGCGTGCTCTTTCTGAGGAGACTGTGGTGTCGGTGCTGAGCACTCTGGCTGAGGTGGTGGGCTCCAGTGTGGATGCTGCCAAAACCCTGCGCAGCTCACAAGGCATCGAGCGGCTGGTGCTCATCAATAAGGAGGG TAACCGTTCTGATCGGGAGGTGCGCGGAGCTGGCCTGGTGCTACAGATTGTTTGGGGCTTTAAAGAGCTCCGGCGTACGCTGGAGAAGGACGGCTGGAAGAAATCCGACTTTGTGGTTGGTGTCAATCCTCCTAATAACACGCGCAGCAATGGTGGCTACGAAGACAGCAGCACCCTTCCACTTATTGATAGAG GAGGAAAGCAGGACAGAGATAGAAACATGATTCCTCTAAACGACATGGGATCAg ACACTTACACTACACTGGAGCACAGAGGAAGGAGGAACACTTTGGATGACACTCTAGAGCCtgcagacagtgatgcagctcag AAAAACTGA
- the ctnnd1 gene encoding catenin delta-1 isoform X3, which translates to MEQCENAASLLASVREQEMQFERLTRALEEERRSVGPSGTLPRPLPNLQNGRIPGDAELERLKLNEGYINGTQYRMLDPGHVLEETVTVEEDPRETSPVISVEHSEDGTTRRTETTVKKVTKTTTTRTVIPSVSDTLSLDGTGSVTGMSGYNAPIDRMYRQPGGHMDYPTATVPRNYHYGPPGGYDDYRTAPPSETYASLSRGVRMDDRYRPVDGYRTLDAGYRVHSRPQLDPYAAQPQVGRMGSALEISGLQRFVPEPYGLEDDQRSLGYDEPDYGMGPPMHYSTMPRLAHHAAPPPRRTGSYEGTLDGDMSGAGDMYFWGGGAPLAQGERGSMASLDSTLRKGPAPTSWRQPELPEVIAMLNYRLDPVKSNAAAYLQHLTFKNDKVKSEVRRLKGIPALVSMLDNPKKEVHHAACGALKNISYGRDPDNKIAIKNCDGIPALVRLLRKTRDQDLTDTITGTLWNLSSHDSVKMEIVDHALHALSDEVMVPHSGWERGNDGEESCKPRHLEWETALTNTAGCLRNVSSERSEARRKLRECSGLVDSLMYIVQSQINCKDVDNKLVENSMCLLRNLSYQVHREVPGCERYQETTPVNQGPTPANQKTGCFSSRKGKDEWFSKGRKDDDGTSDTIDIPKRTTQAKGYELLFQPEVVRVYTSLLRESKNPSVLEASAGAIQNLCAGRWTYGRYIRAVMRQEKGLPMMTELLAHGNDRVVRAMSGALRNLAIDARNRELLGKHAVPNLVADLPGGGQSQPVRALSEETVVSVLSTLAEVVGSSVDAAKTLRSSQGIERLVLINKEGNRSDREVRGAGLVLQIVWGFKELRRTLEKDGWKKSDFVVGVNPPNNTRSNGGYEDSSTLPLIDRGGKQDRDRNMIPLNDMGSDTYTTLEHRGRRNTLDDTLEPADSDAAQGGMYGERRGSMPLLDSYDG; encoded by the exons atGGAGCAGTGTGAGAATGCCGCGTCTCTCTTGGCCTCCGTGCGTGAGCAGGAGATGCAGTTTGAGCGTCTGACTCGAGctctggaggaggagaggaggagtgtAGGGCCCTCGGGCactctgccccgccccctccccAACCTGCAG AACGGGCGTATCCCTGGTGATGCAGAATTAGAGAGGCTGAAGCTAAACGAGGGATATATAAACGGGACACAg TACAGGATGTTGGACCCAGGTCATGTTCTCGAGGAGACTGTCACTGTAGAGGAAGACCCTCGAGAGACATCGCCAGTTATTTCTGTTGAACATAGTGAGGATGGCACCACTCGTCGCACCGAAACTACA GTCAAGAAGGTCACAAAGACCACCACTACCCGTACAGTTATTCCTTCAGTCTCTGACACACTTTCCCTGGATGGTACCGGCTCAGTCACTGGTATGAGTGGCTATAACGCCCCAATAGACCGCATGTATAGGCAGCCAGGTGGACATATGGACTATCCAACTGCTACAGTCCCTCGTAACTACCATTACGGACCACCAGGGGGTTACGATGACTACCGCACTGCCCCACCCTCTGAAACTTATGCTAGTCTCAGCCGAGGGGTACGCATGGACGACCGATacag GCCTGTGGATGGATACCGCACGCTAGATGCCGGCTATCGTGTCCACAGCAGACCACAGCTAGACCCCTATGCGGCTCAGCCTCAGGTGGGACGCATGGGCAGCGCTCTAGAGATTTCTGGCCTTCAGCGCTTTGTCCCTGAGCCATACGGCCTGGAGGATGACCAAAGAAGTTTGGGATATGATGAGCCTGATTATGGCATGGGGCCACCTATGCACTACAGCACCATGCCCCGGCTAGCGCACCATGCTGCACCACCACCACGTCGGACAGG GTCTTATGAGGGCACTCTGGATGGAGATATGAGTGGAGCAGGTGATATGTACTTTTGGGGAGGAGGGGCTCCCCTGGCTCAAGGAGAAAGGGGCAGCATGGCATCGCTGGACAGCACCCTGCGAAAAGGCCCTGCCCCTACATCATGGAGACAGCCTGAACTACCGGAGGTCATTGCCATGCTCAACTACCGCCTGGATCCGGTCAAGAGCAATGCTGCTGCGTACCTCCAGCATCtcacttttaaaaatgacaag GTGAAATCAGAAGTAAGGCGTCTGAAGGGCATACCTGCTCTGGTATCAATGTTGGACAATCCAAAGAAGGAAGTGCATCATGCAGCTTGTGGAGCGCTTAAAAACATCTCATATGGACGAGATCCTGACAACAAGATTGCCATCAAGAATTGCGATGGAATTCCTGCTCTTGTGCGGCTACTAAGAAAGACCAGGGATCAGGACCTCACTGATACAATTACAG GCACGCTGTGGAACCTTTCCTCTCATGACTCTGTGAAGATGGAGATTGTGGACCATGCACTACATGCACTGTCTGATGAAGTCATGGTGCCACACTCTGGCTGGGAGAGAGGGAACGATGGAGAAGAAAGCTGCAAGCCTCGACACCTGGAGTGGGAGACTGCTCTTACCAACACTGCCGGTTGCTTGAG GAATGTGAGCTCAGAGAGGAGTGAGGCCAGGAGGAAGCTGAGAGAATGCTCCGGCTTGGTGGATTCACTCATGTACATTGTTCAATCCCAGATTAACTGTAAAGATGTGGATAACAAG ctggtagagaacaGTATGTGTCTGTTGAGGAATCTGTCCTATCAGGTGCATCGGGAGGTGCCAGGCTGTGAGCGTTACCAGGAGACCACACCTGTAAACCAGGGCCCAACCCCTGCCAATCAGAAAACTGGCTGCTTCAGCTCTCGCAAGGGCaaag ACGAGTGGTTTTCCAAAG GGAGGAAAGATGATGATGGGACTTCAGACACAATTGACATTCCAAAGAGGACCACACAAGCCAAAG GTTATGAGTTGCTATTCCAGCCTGAGGTGGTTCGTGTGTACACTTCATTGCTGAGGGAAAGTAAGAATCCCTCCGTTCTAGAAGCTTCTGCAGGAGCCATACAAAATCTGTGTGCAGGCCGCTGGACT tATGGACGCTACATACGGGCCGTAATGAGGCAGGAGAAAGGGCTGCCCATGATGACTGAGCTGTTGGCTCATGGGAACGACCGTGTGGTCAGAGCTATGTCTGGGGCTCTTCGAAACCTGGCTATTGATGCTCGCAATCGTGAACTgctag GTAAACATGCCGTGCCAAACCTGGTGGCGGATCTACCGGGTGGTGGACAGAGCCAGCCTGTGCGTGCTCTTTCTGAGGAGACTGTGGTGTCGGTGCTGAGCACTCTGGCTGAGGTGGTGGGCTCCAGTGTGGATGCTGCCAAAACCCTGCGCAGCTCACAAGGCATCGAGCGGCTGGTGCTCATCAATAAGGAGGG TAACCGTTCTGATCGGGAGGTGCGCGGAGCTGGCCTGGTGCTACAGATTGTTTGGGGCTTTAAAGAGCTCCGGCGTACGCTGGAGAAGGACGGCTGGAAGAAATCCGACTTTGTGGTTGGTGTCAATCCTCCTAATAACACGCGCAGCAATGGTGGCTACGAAGACAGCAGCACCCTTCCACTTATTGATAGAG GAGGAAAGCAGGACAGAGATAGAAACATGATTCCTCTAAACGACATGGGATCAg ACACTTACACTACACTGGAGCACAGAGGAAGGAGGAACACTTTGGATGACACTCTAGAGCCtgcagacagtgatgcagctcag GGAGGGATGTATGGGGAGAGGCGGGGCTCCATGCCCTTGCTGGACTCTTACGATGGTTAG